In a genomic window of Sporosarcina trichiuri:
- the addB gene encoding helicase-exonuclease AddAB subunit AddB yields MTLRMITGRSGTGKTYTIEQEIAGALREDPLGAPIILIVPDQMSFSMEHSLSSRFGLHGMVRAQVLTFKRLAWRILQETGGITRREVDAFGYRMLIRSVLEENKDEFTLFRQAADKRGFTEQVEGVLKEFSRYCLDHTALTQLNSELTAADAPRSLIDKAGDLSLLLGKVEERLGAGYVDSEGHLAMLTEQIRFSEYIREADIYIDGFELLTNREHEIIRELLKYAKRVNIALPTDEAAGTAEDHELFYSPMRTKQIITEIAKGEAIEIEPELRLTDARRFRNPDVRHLEAQFDRYPADRQTSAGDVRIVEAADRRAELHAVARSIRELVRNGRRYQDIAVLYRQPDVYDELIETIFPLYEIPVFISRKKPMLHHPLIEFTRSVLEAVTGNWSYEAMFRAVKTDLFFPYGEDRKLWRERADRLENYVLAHGIHGRRWFDEDRWRVKKYRGLELHTDVQTDEELAMQAELHSVRDLIRGPLETFGSRLKRAKDGRQAAEALFTFMEDLRGYDKIIGLRAEEETAGRLLGASEHEQAWSGWINVLDQFVLMFGDADMPAKEAIRVLDEGFDTLEFARIPPSLDQVTVMTVDLATFLNIDEVFVIGVNDGVLPQRIDNEGLLSDADREWIGTIGFELAPSAKTRLMDETYKAYRAFTAAAEGLTVTYPLADEAGKALIPSLYVPRLGQIFEGLTIEPAAADPLDLPDGSDDWPYISHPRPTLPYASAQLRSFGTDGTMSPLWRAVIAYYEDDPLWSSILAGIHGQKKTGTETERLAPGITAGLYGESLNSSVSRVESYYSCPFQHFASYGLGLRERTEFTLEAPAIGDLFHAALKWVSDEMMRTGANWAGLTKQDTFRLAHDAVESIAPFFFHRILLTTNRHMYIKRKLTHIIQRTIAALSSQATASSFQPIAVEVGFGPGEQMPPLSIPLKRGGQMNLRGRIDRVDAAKVDGKTYIRIVDYKSSSKALNLTEIYYGLSLQMLTYLDVALEHADEWIQLQADPAGMLYVHVHNPMIRSIQELSEDAIEQEMMKSFTMKGYVLEDLSVAKEMDSGIEQSSSIIPARVKKDGTFYSNSKVLPPDDMQMLRSAVRKRHGQAGDAMLAGDTRVYPYRLKEHMPCTYCPYQGVCQFDKTDPEAAFRQYEDLSASESLEKMRKEAEGDAHTTETR; encoded by the coding sequence ATGACGCTGCGCATGATAACAGGACGTTCAGGAACAGGCAAGACGTATACGATCGAGCAGGAGATCGCCGGAGCGCTGCGGGAAGACCCGCTCGGCGCGCCGATCATCCTCATCGTGCCCGATCAGATGTCGTTCTCGATGGAGCACAGTCTCTCCTCACGGTTCGGTCTCCATGGGATGGTGCGTGCACAGGTACTGACGTTCAAGCGGCTCGCCTGGCGCATTCTGCAGGAGACCGGCGGCATCACACGCCGGGAAGTGGACGCGTTCGGCTACCGGATGCTGATCCGGAGCGTGCTGGAAGAGAATAAGGATGAGTTCACGCTGTTCCGGCAGGCGGCGGACAAGCGCGGCTTCACCGAGCAGGTCGAGGGCGTTCTGAAGGAATTCAGCCGCTACTGTCTCGATCACACAGCACTGACACAGCTCAACAGCGAATTGACGGCAGCCGATGCGCCCCGGTCCCTGATCGACAAAGCGGGGGATCTGTCCCTGCTGCTCGGAAAAGTCGAAGAGCGGCTCGGCGCGGGCTATGTCGACAGCGAAGGGCATTTGGCGATGCTGACGGAGCAGATCCGGTTCTCGGAGTATATCCGGGAGGCGGATATCTACATAGACGGCTTCGAATTGCTGACGAACCGGGAACACGAAATCATCCGGGAGCTGCTGAAATACGCCAAACGGGTCAACATCGCCCTGCCGACGGACGAAGCGGCAGGCACCGCGGAAGACCACGAGCTGTTCTACAGCCCGATGCGCACGAAGCAGATCATCACGGAGATCGCGAAAGGCGAGGCCATCGAAATCGAACCGGAACTCCGCCTGACGGACGCCCGGCGTTTCCGGAATCCGGACGTCCGCCACCTCGAGGCGCAGTTCGACCGCTATCCAGCCGACCGGCAGACCAGCGCGGGGGACGTACGCATCGTGGAAGCAGCGGACCGGCGTGCGGAACTCCATGCCGTTGCCCGGTCGATCCGGGAGCTCGTCCGGAACGGCAGACGGTACCAGGACATCGCCGTGCTGTACCGCCAGCCTGATGTCTACGACGAATTGATCGAAACGATCTTTCCGCTCTATGAGATTCCGGTGTTCATCAGCCGCAAGAAACCGATGCTCCACCATCCGCTCATCGAGTTCACGCGGTCCGTGCTCGAAGCGGTGACCGGCAACTGGTCGTACGAGGCGATGTTCCGCGCCGTCAAGACGGATCTGTTCTTTCCGTACGGCGAAGATCGGAAACTGTGGCGGGAACGGGCGGACCGTCTGGAGAACTATGTGCTCGCCCACGGCATCCATGGCCGCCGCTGGTTCGACGAAGACCGGTGGCGTGTGAAGAAATACCGGGGCCTTGAGCTGCATACGGACGTCCAGACGGATGAAGAACTTGCCATGCAGGCGGAACTGCACAGCGTCCGCGATCTGATCCGCGGCCCGCTGGAGACGTTCGGCAGCCGGCTGAAACGCGCCAAGGACGGACGCCAGGCGGCCGAAGCCCTGTTCACCTTCATGGAGGACTTGCGGGGCTACGACAAGATCATCGGCCTCCGGGCGGAAGAGGAAACGGCCGGCCGGCTTCTCGGCGCTTCGGAACACGAACAGGCCTGGAGCGGGTGGATCAACGTGCTCGACCAGTTCGTGCTCATGTTCGGAGACGCCGATATGCCTGCAAAAGAAGCGATCCGTGTGCTCGACGAAGGATTCGATACGCTCGAATTCGCCCGCATTCCGCCGTCACTCGACCAAGTGACGGTCATGACGGTCGACCTGGCGACGTTCCTGAATATCGACGAAGTGTTCGTAATCGGCGTGAACGACGGCGTCCTGCCGCAGCGGATCGATAACGAAGGGCTTCTGTCCGATGCGGATCGTGAATGGATCGGGACGATTGGTTTCGAACTGGCGCCTTCCGCGAAAACACGCCTGATGGATGAAACCTATAAAGCATACCGGGCATTCACAGCGGCCGCAGAAGGGCTGACGGTTACGTATCCGCTCGCGGACGAAGCTGGCAAAGCGCTCATCCCGTCGCTGTACGTGCCGCGTCTCGGCCAGATTTTCGAAGGGCTAACGATCGAACCGGCTGCGGCCGACCCGCTCGATCTGCCCGACGGATCGGATGATTGGCCGTACATCAGCCATCCGCGCCCGACACTGCCGTATGCTTCCGCACAACTGCGCAGTTTCGGGACGGATGGCACCATGAGCCCGCTGTGGCGCGCTGTCATCGCCTACTATGAAGACGATCCGCTCTGGTCTTCGATCCTCGCGGGCATTCACGGCCAGAAGAAGACAGGTACCGAGACGGAACGGCTTGCACCCGGTATCACGGCGGGCCTCTATGGCGAGTCGCTGAATTCCAGTGTGTCGCGCGTGGAATCGTATTACAGCTGCCCGTTCCAGCATTTTGCGTCGTACGGCCTCGGCCTGCGGGAGCGGACGGAATTCACTCTGGAAGCGCCGGCGATCGGCGATCTGTTCCATGCAGCACTGAAATGGGTGTCGGATGAAATGATGAGGACAGGGGCGAACTGGGCCGGCCTGACGAAGCAGGACACATTCCGTCTCGCCCATGACGCCGTCGAAAGCATCGCACCGTTCTTCTTCCATCGGATCCTGCTGACGACCAACCGGCATATGTACATCAAACGGAAGCTGACGCATATCATCCAGAGGACGATCGCTGCACTCAGCAGCCAGGCGACGGCCTCCTCGTTCCAGCCGATCGCTGTGGAAGTCGGGTTCGGACCGGGCGAACAGATGCCGCCGCTGTCAATTCCGCTGAAGCGCGGCGGGCAGATGAACCTCCGGGGGCGGATTGACCGGGTCGATGCCGCAAAAGTCGACGGCAAGACGTATATCCGGATCGTCGACTATAAATCATCATCCAAGGCGCTCAACCTGACGGAAATCTACTATGGCCTCTCCCTGCAGATGCTGACGTACCTCGACGTCGCGCTGGAGCATGCCGATGAATGGATCCAGCTGCAGGCGGATCCTGCCGGGATGCTGTACGTCCATGTGCACAACCCGATGATCCGCAGCATCCAGGAATTGTCGGAAGACGCGATCGAGCAGGAAATGATGAAATCCTTCACGATGAAAGGCTACGTTCTCGAAGACCTGTCCGTCGCAAAGGAGATGGACAGCGGCATCGAACAGTCCTCCTCGATCATTCCGGCCCGGGTCAAGAAGGACGGTACATTCTACTCGAATTCCAAAGTGCTGCCGCCTGATGACATGCAGATGCTGCGGTCCGCCGTACGGAAACGGCACGGCCAGGCAGGGGACGCGATGCTCGCGGGGGACACCCGCGTCTATCCATACCGCCTGAAGGAGCATATGCCGTGCACGTATTGTCCGTATCAGGGCGTCTGCCAGTTCGATAAGACGGACCCTGAGGCGGCGTTCCGGCAGTACGAAGATTTGTCGGCATCGGAATCACTCGAAAAAATGAGGAAGGAGGCGGAAGGCGATGCACATACCACCGAAA
- a CDS encoding TVP38/TMEM64 family protein — protein MQEWFTVDKIIELTEQYRAFGPAIGFLLPFIESFLPFLPLFVFVFANIAAYHVILGFLLSWSGTVVGSYMVFLIIRKYGRSRLLNFITRHKRVKKLIVWVESNGFGPLFLFICFPFTPSALVNLVAGLSNMKKTYYLAILMAGKFVMVFMISFVGYDIRALFTQPIRTAIVGVVILILWLAGKWWEKRVNKRVENHAREWDGHKHWEDD, from the coding sequence ATGCAGGAATGGTTCACGGTAGACAAAATCATCGAACTGACAGAGCAGTATCGGGCATTCGGTCCGGCGATCGGCTTTCTTTTGCCGTTCATCGAATCGTTCCTGCCGTTCCTGCCGCTGTTCGTTTTCGTATTCGCAAACATTGCCGCCTACCACGTCATCCTGGGCTTTCTGCTGTCGTGGAGCGGGACGGTCGTCGGCTCCTATATGGTGTTCCTGATCATCCGGAAGTACGGCCGCAGCCGCCTGCTGAATTTCATCACCCGGCACAAGCGGGTGAAAAAGCTGATCGTCTGGGTGGAGAGCAATGGGTTCGGCCCGCTCTTCCTGTTCATCTGCTTCCCGTTCACTCCGTCCGCACTCGTAAACCTCGTCGCCGGGCTGTCGAACATGAAGAAGACCTACTACCTCGCCATCCTCATGGCAGGGAAGTTCGTCATGGTGTTCATGATCAGTTTCGTCGGCTACGACATCCGGGCACTCTTCACCCAGCCGATCCGGACAGCCATTGTCGGGGTAGTAATCCTCATCCTCTGGCTCGCCGGCAAATGGTGGGAGAAACGGGTCAACAAGCGGGTGGAAAACCACGCGCGCGAATGGGACGGCCATAAGCATTGGGAAGACGACTGA